From BD1-7 clade bacterium, one genomic window encodes:
- the atpD gene encoding ATP synthase subunit beta, with product MSSGRIVQIIGAVIDVEFPRDAVPQVYDALNVTQTNLTLEVQQQLGDGVVRAIAMGSSEGLCRGLDVSNTQKPIQVPVGPETLGRIMDVLGNPIDECGEIGEKERRSIHQKAPAYDELSASEDLLETGIKVIDLVCPFAKGGKVGLFGGAGVGKTVNMMELINNIAIQHSGLSVFAGVGERTREGNDFYHEMQEAGVVNVETFTESKVAMVYGQMNEPPGNRLRVALTGLTMAEKFRDEGKDVLLFVDNIYRYTLAGTEVSALLGRMPSAVGYQPTLAEEMGVLQERITSTKTGSITSIQAVYVPADDLTDPSPATTFAHLDSTVVLSRDIASKGIYPAIDPLDSSSRQLDPLIIGSEHYGVARDVQGVLQRYKELKDIIAILGMDELSEEDKQVVQRARKIERFLSQPFHVAEVFTGSPGKYVSLKDTIAGFQGILNGDYDDLPEQAFYMVGTIEEAVEKAKSL from the coding sequence ATGAGTAGCGGACGTATCGTACAAATTATCGGTGCGGTTATCGACGTGGAATTTCCTCGCGATGCGGTACCACAGGTATATGATGCCCTGAATGTAACACAAACGAATCTAACCCTTGAAGTTCAGCAGCAGCTGGGTGACGGTGTTGTTCGTGCGATTGCTATGGGTTCATCAGAAGGTTTATGTCGTGGTTTGGATGTATCCAACACACAAAAGCCTATTCAGGTTCCAGTGGGTCCAGAGACGCTTGGTCGTATCATGGACGTATTGGGTAACCCTATTGATGAGTGTGGCGAAATCGGTGAGAAAGAGCGTCGCTCAATTCACCAAAAAGCGCCTGCTTATGATGAGCTTTCAGCTTCTGAAGACCTGTTAGAAACAGGTATCAAGGTTATCGACTTGGTTTGCCCCTTTGCGAAAGGTGGTAAAGTTGGTCTGTTCGGTGGTGCCGGTGTTGGTAAAACCGTTAACATGATGGAATTGATCAACAACATCGCTATTCAACACTCCGGTTTGTCTGTATTTGCCGGTGTTGGTGAGCGTACTCGTGAAGGTAATGATTTCTACCACGAGATGCAGGAAGCTGGCGTTGTAAACGTTGAGACTTTCACCGAGTCGAAAGTTGCGATGGTATACGGTCAGATGAATGAGCCACCGGGTAACCGTTTGCGTGTTGCTTTGACTGGCTTGACCATGGCTGAAAAATTCCGTGACGAAGGTAAAGACGTACTGTTGTTTGTTGACAACATTTACCGTTATACCTTGGCGGGAACCGAAGTATCTGCTCTGTTAGGTCGTATGCCTTCAGCGGTAGGTTACCAGCCAACATTGGCTGAAGAGATGGGTGTTCTGCAAGAACGTATCACTTCAACCAAGACCGGTTCTATCACGTCTATCCAAGCGGTATACGTACCTGCGGATGATTTGACTGATCCATCACCAGCAACCACATTTGCTCATTTGGACAGCACCGTTGTACTGTCTCGTGATATCGCATCTAAAGGTATTTACCCCGCGATCGATCCTTTGGATTCAAGCTCACGTCAGCTTGACCCACTGATCATCGGTAGCGAACACTACGGCGTTGCTCGTGATGTTCAGGGTGTTCTTCAGCGCTATAAAGAACTGAAAGACATCATCGCAATTTTGGGTATGGACGAATTGTCTGAAGAAGACAAACAGGTTGTACAGCGCGCACGTAAGATTGAGCGTTTCTTGTCACAGCCATTCCACGTTGCTGAAGTATTTACCGGTAGCCCGGGCAAATACGTATCCTTGAAAGACACTATTGCTGGCTTCCAGGGTATTTTGAACGGTGATTATGACGACCTGCCGGAACAAGCGTTCTACATGGTTGGCACAATCGAAGAAGCCGTCGAGAAAGCGAAGAGCCTGTAA
- the atpC gene encoding ATP synthase epsilon chain: MAMTVHCDIVSAEQSLFSGLVEMVIASGDKGELGILYDHAPLLTELIPGPVRLIKQGGEEEVLYVSGGYLEVQPTHVSILADTAIRAHDIDEAAAKKAEDEARRALTNQNAEMDFTRASVQLAEAMAQIRALEMLRKRR; this comes from the coding sequence ATGGCTATGACAGTACATTGCGACATCGTAAGTGCAGAGCAATCGCTCTTCAGTGGATTAGTTGAGATGGTCATCGCATCCGGTGACAAAGGTGAGTTGGGCATACTTTATGACCACGCACCGCTTCTTACAGAACTGATTCCTGGACCGGTTCGGTTGATCAAGCAAGGCGGCGAAGAAGAAGTACTTTATGTATCCGGTGGATATCTAGAAGTACAACCGACTCACGTGTCGATTCTTGCTGATACCGCAATTCGTGCTCACGATATTGATGAAGCCGCAGCGAAGAAAGCTGAGGATGAAGCTCGTCGTGCGTTGACCAACCAGAATGCCGAGATGGACTTCACTCGCGCATCCGTTCAGTTGGCCGAAGCGATGGCGCAAATCCGTGCATTAGAAATGCTACGTAAGAGAAGATAA
- the glmU gene encoding Bifunctional protein GlmU produces the protein MKSHLPKVLQPLAGRPLLSHVIDSCSVLPGAQLHIVVGHKAEQVRSTIEQELQNPPVMHWVEQTEQLGTGHAVQQALPGLSDDGIALLLCGDVPLISATTLLELFDKVSNTNMALLTIELDNPFGFGRIVRDDNGHVCKIVEQKDANEAIQAIGEINTGMMAIKTSHLKQLLPQISNDNAQHEYYLTDLISLCVENGIGVEAVQTNDEIEVMGINDKVQLASLERAYQYRQAEALMREGVTMADPSRFDLRGKLTVGMDVFIDVNCVFEGQVELQDGVTIGANCIIGSPGEQVTIKAGTEIKPNSMVEAAHIDENCTVGPYARLRPGTVLKSGAKIGNFVETKKSVVGKGSKVNHLTYVGDTQIGESANIGAGTITCNYDGVNKSATIIGDNAFIGSNSSLVAPVEIGAGATVGAGSTITQSIEDGALAVARGRQKNIPNWPRPRKK, from the coding sequence ATGAAATCCCATCTTCCTAAAGTTCTGCAACCCCTCGCAGGTCGCCCGTTATTGTCACACGTGATTGACAGTTGTTCGGTGTTACCCGGTGCGCAATTGCATATTGTAGTAGGGCATAAGGCTGAGCAAGTACGTTCGACCATCGAGCAAGAGCTCCAAAACCCGCCTGTGATGCATTGGGTTGAACAAACAGAACAGCTCGGTACCGGTCACGCAGTTCAACAGGCATTACCAGGGCTTTCTGATGACGGCATAGCCTTGCTGTTATGCGGTGATGTGCCGCTGATATCAGCGACAACACTGCTAGAACTGTTTGATAAGGTATCAAACACTAACATGGCGTTATTGACGATCGAATTGGATAACCCGTTTGGTTTTGGCCGAATTGTTCGTGATGACAATGGCCATGTGTGTAAGATCGTTGAGCAGAAAGATGCCAACGAAGCTATTCAGGCCATCGGTGAAATTAACACCGGTATGATGGCTATCAAGACATCGCATCTGAAACAACTGTTACCACAGATTTCAAATGACAACGCTCAGCACGAGTATTACCTAACCGATTTAATCAGCCTTTGTGTTGAAAATGGAATTGGTGTTGAAGCGGTACAAACGAACGACGAAATTGAAGTCATGGGCATTAACGATAAAGTCCAATTGGCTTCGCTCGAACGCGCCTATCAGTATCGTCAAGCCGAAGCTCTGATGCGTGAAGGTGTGACTATGGCAGATCCATCACGTTTTGATCTACGCGGTAAATTGACGGTGGGTATGGACGTGTTTATCGATGTCAACTGTGTCTTTGAAGGCCAAGTTGAGTTACAAGATGGTGTCACTATCGGTGCGAACTGCATTATTGGTTCTCCAGGCGAACAAGTGACGATTAAAGCCGGGACTGAAATCAAGCCGAATTCAATGGTTGAGGCGGCGCACATTGATGAAAACTGTACCGTCGGACCTTACGCGCGGTTGCGCCCAGGCACGGTACTCAAATCCGGTGCAAAGATTGGTAATTTTGTCGAAACCAAAAAATCGGTTGTTGGCAAAGGCTCGAAGGTCAATCATTTGACGTATGTGGGTGACACCCAAATTGGCGAATCCGCCAATATTGGCGCTGGAACGATTACCTGTAATTACGATGGTGTGAACAAATCTGCAACCATTATCGGTGATAATGCGTTTATTGGTTCTAACAGTTCATTAGTTGCGCCAGTAGAGATTGGCGCAGGTGCGACAGTCGGTGCCGGTTCAACAATTACGCAGAGTATAGAAGATGGCGCCCTCGCCGTAGCGCGTGGACGACAAAAGAATATCCCGAATTGGCCCAGACCGAGGAAGAAGTAA
- the glmS gene encoding Glutamine--fructose-6-phosphate aminotransferase [isomerizing]: MCGIVGAVANRNVSKILLEGLKRLEYRGYDSAGLAVVDDQGALAVCKRQGKVVNLEHAVEDNNVVGHTGIAHTRWATHGKPSQKNAHPHASAARVAVVHNGIIENFAQLREQLEESGYHFESDTDTEVIVHLLHQELADGYNLLDSVQRVIPKLEGAYGLATFSIDDPNTVVVARSGSPLVIGVGIEENFIASDQLALRQVTDQFVYLEEGDIAEVRVDGFEIYQDGTQVEREKVQITAAADSADKGEFRHFMLKEIYEQSAVIKDTLQGRINQTDIVEQAFGADAKYALENVKAVQIVACGTSYHAATVAKYWIEQYANIVCSVEVASEFRYRKVVVQPNTLLLTISQSGETADTLAALRLAKTLGYISTMTVCNVAQSSLVRESDIALMTHAGPEIGVASTKAFTTQLTALLLLTVYLAKHNGMKAEEVKDIVEQLHRLPELIDQAIELNDTIESVFESFADKHHALFLGRGIMYPVAMEGALKLKEISYIHAEAYPAGELKHGPLALVDDNMPVVAVAPNDELLEKLKSNLEEVQARGGRLFVFADQHVEFASSEDVELIKLPNIPEILAPIIFTIPLQLLSYHVALLKGTDVDQPRNLAKSVTVE; the protein is encoded by the coding sequence ATGTGTGGGATCGTAGGAGCGGTTGCAAACCGTAATGTCAGCAAAATATTGCTCGAAGGCCTGAAACGACTGGAATACCGGGGTTACGATTCCGCCGGCTTGGCTGTGGTAGATGATCAAGGCGCACTAGCAGTTTGTAAGCGCCAGGGCAAAGTCGTTAACCTTGAACATGCTGTTGAAGACAACAACGTAGTCGGCCATACCGGTATTGCACATACCCGTTGGGCAACACACGGCAAGCCAAGCCAAAAGAACGCGCACCCTCATGCATCTGCAGCGCGTGTTGCAGTCGTGCACAATGGCATCATTGAGAACTTCGCACAATTACGTGAACAGTTGGAAGAATCGGGTTATCACTTTGAGTCTGATACGGATACCGAAGTCATCGTTCACCTACTGCATCAAGAATTGGCAGATGGATATAACCTGTTAGATTCTGTTCAACGGGTTATTCCTAAGCTTGAAGGCGCGTACGGTCTTGCAACATTCTCGATTGATGATCCAAACACGGTTGTCGTGGCGCGAAGCGGTAGCCCATTAGTAATTGGTGTAGGCATCGAAGAAAACTTTATTGCATCTGATCAACTGGCGTTGCGTCAGGTTACCGATCAGTTTGTTTATTTAGAAGAGGGCGATATCGCAGAAGTACGTGTCGACGGTTTTGAGATCTACCAAGACGGTACTCAAGTCGAGCGCGAAAAAGTTCAGATTACCGCTGCGGCAGATTCAGCAGACAAAGGCGAGTTTCGCCATTTTATGTTGAAAGAAATCTATGAGCAGTCGGCTGTTATCAAAGACACGTTGCAAGGACGAATCAATCAAACTGACATTGTTGAACAAGCGTTCGGTGCAGATGCCAAGTATGCATTGGAAAATGTAAAAGCGGTTCAGATTGTTGCCTGTGGCACGAGCTACCACGCAGCAACTGTGGCGAAATACTGGATAGAGCAGTACGCCAATATTGTTTGCAGTGTAGAGGTGGCTAGTGAATTCCGTTATCGCAAAGTTGTTGTTCAACCAAACACTTTGTTACTAACGATCTCTCAATCGGGTGAAACAGCAGATACGTTAGCTGCTTTACGTTTGGCAAAAACGTTAGGCTATATCTCAACGATGACTGTCTGTAATGTTGCACAGAGCTCTTTGGTTAGAGAATCTGATATCGCACTGATGACTCACGCCGGGCCTGAAATCGGTGTTGCATCGACTAAGGCGTTTACGACACAGTTAACGGCTTTGTTACTTCTTACCGTTTATCTTGCTAAGCATAACGGCATGAAGGCTGAAGAAGTTAAAGACATCGTTGAACAATTACATCGTTTACCTGAGTTGATTGATCAAGCCATTGAGCTAAACGATACCATCGAAAGTGTCTTTGAGAGCTTTGCCGATAAACACCACGCTTTATTCCTTGGTCGCGGCATTATGTATCCGGTAGCAATGGAAGGCGCGCTTAAGCTCAAAGAGATTTCTTATATTCACGCCGAAGCCTACCCTGCGGGTGAGTTGAAGCATGGTCCATTAGCGTTGGTTGATGACAACATGCCTGTTGTGGCTGTTGCACCAAATGATGAACTGCTGGAAAAACTGAAATCTAACCTGGAAGAAGTTCAGGCACGCGGTGGCCGCTTGTTTGTATTTGCTGACCAACATGTTGAGTTTGCATCGTCAGAAGATGTCGAGCTAATTAAGCTGCCCAATATTCCGGAAATACTGGCACCGATTATCTTTACGATCCCGCTGCAGTTGCTGTCGTATCATGTTGCCTTGTTGAAAGGAACGGATGTTGACCAACCACGCAACTTGGCAAAATCAGTAACGGTAGAGTAG
- the regB gene encoding Sensor histidine kinase RegB, translating into MFLLRRDSAFTDPRQVLRLLSWLRLAAFLVVMSLLAIAQWAGIDALQDAIHWRWIFVGLLLSILLSGVSMMLRNTLIDNRLLYAVILLDILAWFLLLNASGGSVNPAVSYLLVLLSIAALSLSISQSVTLLVVIMAFYTLMMQYQPAEGHQHMFGWHLWGMWLLFLLNALVMLVVIELLIHKLAQKDQAIARYKENTVRSEQLVMMGTMAANITHELGTPLSTIAMLTAEHDNEDADLIREQVERCKQALGQLKALGDDQQASQSLDSSVFFEHLRQELLLIQPGVALTIDDQLQQPFRVSLLLNQALLALLNNASDACSSIVTLSAFEQDSRCVLTITHDGDGISEALIEQLGLTRVASAKNGLGIGYYLANASIERLGGTLTIRNLDVGVETRVLFNREALIDD; encoded by the coding sequence ATGTTCTTACTTCGTCGTGATTCCGCGTTTACTGACCCCAGACAAGTGCTTCGTTTGCTGTCATGGCTACGATTGGCTGCGTTTCTTGTGGTGATGAGCCTGTTGGCTATTGCGCAATGGGCGGGTATCGACGCCTTACAAGATGCTATTCATTGGCGTTGGATATTTGTCGGTCTGCTGTTAAGCATCCTGCTCAGCGGTGTTAGCATGATGCTGCGGAATACTTTGATTGATAATCGGTTGCTATATGCTGTTATCTTATTGGATATTCTCGCGTGGTTTCTGTTACTCAATGCCAGTGGCGGCTCGGTAAACCCGGCGGTTAGCTATTTGCTGGTCTTATTGTCGATCGCTGCGCTGTCTCTGTCGATCTCCCAGTCGGTTACCTTGCTTGTTGTTATCATGGCGTTTTACACGTTGATGATGCAGTACCAGCCGGCAGAAGGGCACCAGCATATGTTTGGTTGGCACCTATGGGGCATGTGGTTGTTGTTTCTGCTCAATGCGCTGGTCATGTTGGTGGTTATTGAATTACTGATTCACAAGTTGGCGCAAAAAGACCAGGCCATTGCTCGGTATAAAGAAAATACCGTGCGTTCTGAGCAGCTAGTAATGATGGGCACGATGGCGGCAAACATTACCCATGAATTGGGTACCCCATTATCAACCATTGCCATGTTAACGGCAGAGCATGACAACGAGGATGCCGATCTTATTCGTGAGCAAGTTGAGCGGTGTAAGCAGGCATTGGGTCAGTTAAAAGCACTGGGTGATGATCAGCAGGCGAGTCAGTCTCTGGATAGTTCGGTATTTTTCGAACACCTACGGCAGGAATTACTGCTGATACAGCCGGGTGTAGCGCTCACAATCGATGATCAGCTACAGCAACCTTTTCGGGTAAGTTTGTTGTTGAACCAAGCGTTATTAGCATTACTAAACAATGCTTCTGATGCGTGTAGCAGTATTGTGACATTGTCTGCTTTTGAACAAGACAGCCGTTGTGTGCTGACCATAACACATGACGGTGATGGCATTAGCGAAGCACTCATTGAGCAGCTGGGCCTCACGCGTGTAGCTTCGGCGAAAAATGGTTTAGGCATTGGTTACTACCTGGCCAATGCATCGATTGAACGCCTTGGCGGTACGTTGACGATTCGTAACTTGGATGTTGGTGTTGAAACCCGCGTGTTATTTAACCGTGAGGCGCTGATTGATGACTAA
- the regA gene encoding Photosynthetic apparatus regulatory protein RegA: MTNMAENEALVVVLLEDDVSYGGVAKRLLEKRGHEVFWAEDLTGLSHILKQVTDADMVLLDLKLANTTSLDSVATVRRHYPHARIFMVTAYASIATTVEAMKRGADDYLPKPITIDEILQAYYGEKESEPSVNTKPISPKRLEWEHIQRVLQENNGNISRTAEQLNMHRRTLQRKLQKKPVDE; the protein is encoded by the coding sequence ATGACTAATATGGCTGAAAACGAAGCACTTGTTGTTGTGTTGCTAGAAGATGATGTTAGTTACGGTGGTGTTGCCAAACGTTTGTTAGAAAAACGCGGGCATGAGGTTTTTTGGGCCGAAGATTTGACCGGCTTGAGCCATATTCTGAAGCAAGTTACCGATGCTGACATGGTGTTACTGGATCTAAAACTAGCTAACACAACATCTCTGGATAGTGTTGCTACGGTGCGTCGGCACTATCCTCACGCCCGTATTTTTATGGTGACGGCGTATGCCAGTATTGCGACCACAGTAGAAGCGATGAAACGTGGTGCTGATGATTATTTGCCCAAGCCGATAACCATTGATGAAATTTTGCAAGCGTACTATGGCGAAAAGGAATCCGAGCCTTCTGTTAATACCAAACCGATATCGCCGAAACGGTTAGAGTGGGAGCATATTCAACGGGTGTTGCAGGAAAACAACGGTAACATCAGTCGCACCGCCGAACAACTCAATATGCATCGACGTACGCTTCAGCGCAAACTGCAGAAAAAGCCGGTAGACGAATAG